A region of Fimbriimonadaceae bacterium DNA encodes the following proteins:
- the yjfF gene encoding Inner membrane ABC transporter permease protein YjfF: protein MRAVARNLPVLATFAVCLAMYVVAGLRYDGFFSLRVFLNFFGDNAFLGIVAIGMTFVILSGGIDLSVGALMGCSSIAIAVLSDRSGWHPFAAFGLVLVAGLALGSVHGWLIQRFSLPPFLVTLAGLFFCRGIGLWISKESVQMDHPLFSALGDMRLALADRAWLSFPAMLFLAVAVMAALVARYSPFGRTVYAIGGSESSAQLMGLPVARTKIAVYALSGVLAALGGVVLSIYTSAGNATAGAGMELDAIAAVVIGGTLLSGGYGSIVGTVLGLLIFAIIQSAIIFDGNLSTWWSKIVTGTLLLVFILLQRVLNRSRA from the coding sequence ATGAGGGCGGTCGCTCGAAATCTCCCTGTGCTTGCCACATTCGCGGTCTGTTTGGCGATGTATGTCGTGGCGGGGTTGCGTTACGATGGGTTCTTTTCCTTGCGCGTGTTCCTTAACTTCTTTGGCGACAACGCGTTTCTCGGGATCGTGGCAATTGGCATGACGTTCGTGATCTTGAGCGGGGGTATCGACCTAAGTGTCGGCGCCCTGATGGGATGCTCCTCAATTGCGATCGCTGTTCTTAGTGATCGCTCCGGCTGGCACCCGTTTGCCGCCTTCGGCCTTGTCCTTGTCGCCGGCCTCGCCCTCGGTTCCGTTCATGGGTGGCTGATCCAGCGCTTTTCGTTGCCGCCGTTTCTGGTCACCCTTGCCGGGCTGTTTTTCTGCCGAGGTATCGGCCTGTGGATCAGCAAGGAATCCGTTCAGATGGACCATCCACTGTTCAGCGCCCTCGGTGATATGAGGCTGGCCTTGGCCGACCGCGCCTGGCTCTCGTTTCCGGCGATGCTGTTTCTTGCCGTAGCGGTCATGGCCGCACTGGTCGCTCGCTATTCCCCCTTTGGAAGAACGGTCTATGCGATTGGTGGCAGTGAATCCTCGGCTCAGCTGATGGGGTTGCCCGTTGCCAGAACCAAGATTGCAGTTTATGCGCTGAGCGGGGTGCTCGCTGCCCTGGGAGGCGTCGTGCTGAGCATCTACACCTCGGCCGGAAACGCGACGGCCGGGGCGGGCATGGAGCTCGATGCGATCGCCGCCGTGGTTATCGGTGGAACGCTGTTGAGCGGTGGCTACGGGTCAATCGTCGGAACGGTACTCGGCCTTCTGATTTTCGCCATCATCCAGTCGGCGATCATTTTCGATGGAAACCTGAGCACGTGGTGGAGCAAGATCGTGACCGGAACGCTATTGCTGGTTTTCATTCTGCTGCAGAGAGTGCTGAACCGCAGCCGTGCTTAA
- the iolG_9 gene encoding Inositol 2-dehydrogenase/D-chiro-inositol 3-dehydrogenase, giving the protein MSERTSRRQFLKATGGLAAAAALPKAAFPTVNVQSSDTIRVALVGCGGRGSGAAFNALSVPGGGTKLVAMADAFEDRLKGSYGWLSKEMAKDVDVPEERRFIGFDAYRHAMDCLRPGDVVILATPPAFRWVHFQYAIEKKLNVFMEKPVTVDGPTSKRMLQLADKATAAKLKVGVGLMSRHARNLQELRKRIGDGALGDIILMRAYRMHGPAAYFESVPKPETVSDLEYQIRRFHSFLWASGGAYSDFYIHLVDHICWMKNAWPVSAHGLGGRHYRVNENGVTLVDQNLDTYSIEYTFADGTKFFFDGRCVNGAVGMYSSYLHGTKGCAVASRANDCGGPSAIYKGQNPDTGIAVWESNDDTNPYQNEWDALIDAIRNDKPFNEVKRGVQASLVTSMGRMAAHTGQVITYDGILNGDHEFAPGLDKLTADTPAPLQPNADGRYPVPMPGITKLREY; this is encoded by the coding sequence ATGAGCGAACGAACATCTCGACGACAGTTTCTCAAGGCAACCGGTGGGCTTGCCGCGGCAGCCGCCCTCCCGAAAGCAGCCTTTCCGACCGTAAATGTTCAAAGCAGCGACACCATCCGTGTCGCTTTGGTCGGATGTGGCGGCCGTGGCAGCGGCGCGGCCTTCAACGCCCTCTCCGTCCCCGGTGGCGGCACCAAGCTCGTGGCGATGGCCGACGCATTCGAAGATCGCCTTAAGGGGAGCTACGGCTGGCTGTCGAAGGAAATGGCGAAGGACGTCGACGTGCCCGAAGAGCGCCGCTTCATCGGTTTCGATGCCTACCGCCACGCGATGGATTGCCTTCGTCCCGGCGATGTGGTAATTCTCGCCACGCCTCCTGCGTTCCGATGGGTGCATTTCCAGTACGCGATCGAGAAGAAGCTCAATGTGTTCATGGAAAAGCCGGTCACGGTCGACGGCCCAACCAGCAAGCGCATGCTGCAGCTTGCCGACAAGGCGACGGCGGCGAAGCTCAAAGTCGGTGTCGGGCTCATGTCGCGCCACGCGCGCAACCTTCAGGAGCTTCGCAAGCGGATCGGAGATGGTGCGCTGGGCGACATCATTTTGATGCGGGCTTATCGCATGCATGGCCCGGCTGCGTACTTCGAATCCGTTCCAAAACCGGAGACCGTTTCGGACCTTGAATATCAGATCCGCCGATTCCACAGCTTCCTTTGGGCCAGCGGCGGAGCCTACAGCGACTTCTACATCCACCTCGTCGACCATATCTGCTGGATGAAGAACGCCTGGCCGGTGAGCGCCCATGGCCTCGGCGGTCGTCACTATCGGGTTAACGAAAACGGCGTCACGCTCGTGGACCAGAACCTGGACACCTACTCGATCGAATACACGTTCGCGGATGGGACCAAGTTCTTCTTCGACGGTCGTTGTGTGAACGGCGCGGTCGGCATGTACTCGAGCTATCTGCATGGCACCAAGGGCTGTGCGGTTGCCTCGCGGGCGAACGACTGCGGAGGCCCCTCCGCCATCTACAAGGGCCAGAACCCCGATACCGGTATCGCGGTGTGGGAATCCAACGACGACACGAACCCCTACCAGAACGAATGGGACGCCTTGATCGACGCCATTCGCAACGACAAGCCGTTCAACGAAGTCAAACGCGGGGTGCAGGCAAGTTTGGTGACGAGCATGGGCCGCATGGCCGCTCATACCGGCCAGGTGATCACGTATGACGGCATCTTGAACGGGGACCACGAGTTCGCCCCGGGCCTGGACAAGCTGACTGCGGACACTCCGGCGCCGCTCCAGCCGAACGCCGATGGCCGCTACCCGGTTCCGATGCCCGGCATCACGAAGTTACGGGAATATTAA